One part of the Arabidopsis thaliana chromosome 1 sequence genome encodes these proteins:
- a CDS encoding Plant thionin family protein (Plant thionin family protein; LOCATED IN: endomembrane system; BEST Arabidopsis thaliana protein match is: Plant thionin family protein (TAIR:AT1G34850.1); Has 72 Blast hits to 72 proteins in 2 species: Archae - 0; Bacteria - 0; Metazoa - 0; Fungi - 0; Plants - 72; Viruses - 0; Other Eukaryotes - 0 (source: NCBI BLink).), whose product MGIQTCSVLIIVIIFAHIAQSNSITMCVKHCAQNECLKAAKKTTPEICDEACKKICNNQLFSDEKWFVPSPKGSSRICRWAPKYCQF is encoded by the coding sequence ATGGGGATTCAAACATGCAGTGTTTTAATAATCGTAATTATATTTGCACACATTGCTCAATCAAACAGTATAACAATGTGTGTGAAACATTGTGCACAAAACGAGTGCTTGAAAGCGGCGAAAAAAACTACTCCTGAAATTTGTGATGAAGCTTGCAAGAAAATCTGCAACAATCAATTATTCAGTGATGAAAAGTGGTTTGTTCCTTCTCCAAAGGGAAGCTCACGAATCTGTAGATGGGCGCCTAAGTATTGCCAATTCTGA
- a CDS encoding Plant thionin family protein (Plant thionin family protein; LOCATED IN: endomembrane system; BEST Arabidopsis thaliana protein match is: Plant thionin family protein (TAIR:AT1G34805.1); Has 72 Blast hits to 72 proteins in 2 species: Archae - 0; Bacteria - 0; Metazoa - 0; Fungi - 0; Plants - 72; Viruses - 0; Other Eukaryotes - 0 (source: NCBI BLink).), whose product MGIQTRSVLIIVAILTMMFSAHIAQSNSITMCVKHCAQNECLKAAKKPTPKICDEACKKICNNQLFGDEKWFVPAPKGSSRICRWAPKYCQF is encoded by the coding sequence ATAATCGTAGCTATATTGACGATGATGTTTTCAGCACACATTGCTCAATCAAACAGTATAACAATGTGTGTGAAACATTGTGCACAAAACGAGTGCTTGAAAGCGGCGAAAAAACCTACTCCTAAAATTTGTGATGAAGCTTGCAAGAAAATCTGCAACAATCAATTATTCGGTGATGAAAAGTGGTTTGTTCCTGCTCCAAAGGGAAGCTCCCGAATCTGTAGATGGGCGCCTAAGTATTGCCAATTCTGA